aaaaaaatactgattttttttattaaaatacatttttttacttTGTGTATATTGTTAGTATAACCTTAATAAATTTTCTTGTTGGTAAAATTATAGTACATGTAGTGTAGTTTTAGAAAATTTTAGtacatttataatttattaataattttaatttcgtACAAGATAAATTACAAagtttttattactattttattttgtaaaagattaggaaacaattaataaattatcaatgCATTAAACTATACTTTTTTTGATAACTTGCATTAAACTGCACTAATAGTACTAAAATTTTACTAACAATaagttatattaaaattaaactaactaaatacacaaagtaaatattttatttttttggtataattttataaataaataattctatatttttagaaaagtcAACTactaattttacaaatattttaaaatatatatttttaaaataataataatataaaaacatggtaatttaaaccaatataaataaatttaaaaaaaaattaaaaatttattgattttacaATTTTCTggatttttatgaataaaaatgaGTCTAGAAATCGTATTGCACTTTGATTTTAATAATCTTGCCCTTTGACAGTCGACAATGTTAACCGACAGAAGGAAATATTACTTTGGGGACGTTTGGTTCATCTTTTTGGAGGAGTTTTTcgcttttactttttaaaaacggaaataataattaactttctgaaaaatatacttttctgtaaatatataaaattgaacGAAACAAACTTTCAATATATCTTTGTTACTATAAATTTTTAGTATCAAAATAGTGATTAactttaatttagtaatttaaaattaagttaattaactaaatttatgtttagtttattttaaatttatgttacgATTTGGTCTTCCCCAATGTAAAAGTTATGGCTCCGTTAGTGCTTAAGCTTACAATGAACACTTTTTTCGCATTATGAATTTATGAAAATATCATTGTAATTTCTCAATAGATGAGCATTAATAAAAGAACACGTCACTACAGTCCAAAATTAATGAGAAAGTacgtttttttctttctcaaagTACGTTTTGAAGATTCATAAAATTGAATCtaatatgttaaaaataaactaatttcttttttggaattttaaataaaagagaGTTTTATTGATGCTACAGCATCACTGTTGCTGCCGTAATTGAGAAGAAAACTCAgcgataaaaaaaactaattaaataataatataagagACAATTTGCAAGCAATGGTTGCATATTTTTACAAAAGTCTCGCAATAGTCagtagttttattaaaaaaaatctacatACATACAGTGGCGTAGCTAGAAATCGAAACTAAGAGGggcaaaataaaaacaatttcatatgatgtataatctaatttttttatataattaaggggatcaatatgtattaattatctaaataacacgttaaattttagaaaaaatacttgaaaattttgtatttttgaaaaaataaaagaggcAAACGTGACTCCGCCACTGCATGTATGTGGTATTTGATGCAAAAAGTTTACTgatcaaatattttttgaaatatattacTAAAGTATAATATAGGGTGCAATTTtctcttttcaaaatattcaccTGACACTCTTTTTTTAGGAGCAAGTTGTACTTTTTTTAGTATAGAGTTCATGAAATTTCctgaacgggtctcaactatgaAAAATTCAATCAATAATGTGTATAGAAGAATTAGGTTTATAGAAGAATTTTTAGCGTGTCATTGTTTAATAGATGGTCGACAATGCAAATTAGGTTTATAGAAGAATTTTTCGTATGAGTATGTATATAGGTTTAATCAAAAATGAAAGTACAACTTTGTCCCTCATGTACATGCTCATAGAAAAAATTCTTCTATAAACCTAATTTGCATTGTCGACCATCTATTAAACAATGACACATGATATTATTAAATGTTACATTCAATCAATAATGTGCATTTAATTGTAACTAAGATATCACAAGTTAATGTACTCCCTCAGTCCCGTTTAAGGGATAAATGAGTTTTacacaaatattaataaaataagataatattttattttgtcatgtctatcccaattaattagtatggttTCTCCtaataataatagaataaatgtattataaattgagtttcatttaatgcatattgaaataattaaaggGATAAAAGTTGAAGTTCAACATAAATTGGCACAGAAAATACGATATGACCTTCTtagatgggacaaataaaaatgagatatgttCCTTTTTAAAAAGAACGGAAAaagtaatactccctccgtcccaatagagttgtccactttgcctttatcacacagtttaagaaaaacaattattcactccgtcccgtttaagaagggacatatctcaattttttttgtcccatatAAGAAGGCCAAATCATGAATTTTGTGCCATTTTATAAAGAATTCTCTCTTATACCCctattttctctttctataattaaagCAAATACTCTTCACACAAACtacaagacaataattaataggggtaaaataagaaaaaccaagagtaattaatattttcttaatttatgtgtaaaaggggtatgtcccttcttaactgggacggagggagtattgtttatgatttttataaacttttccttacttttcttgtcatacccctatttaatatagagtcCACttgtaatttacttttattagtaGATTTTAAATAGTGGGTAATATAGGAAAACTGAGTGTAAacgttagttactttttgaaagtggacaatgattttgggacaaaaaaatttctcaaagtggacaactctattggaacggaggaagtaattattaattggttgattatatttaataataccaCATGTCACAAGTTTAATAGATGGTTCACAATTTTACGTAGCAAAAATATCCACCTTTTTTCATGAAGCGGGCTTGAACACTAATTTTCTCATGAAGCCTGGTCTGATTAGACCAATTCTTTTATGTGCAAGttgtattttcattttctttaaatttagtaTGACCACataaatttaatacataaaacaaatttagttaataaatattAGATCGAACATGATttgaatttacattttaaaatttaaccacATACATAAAATTCTAACAGacaaatgaattaaaattttaataaataaaacactgtaactaataaataaaatatttggacGGATACAATTTGACATAATCATGATTTCCGATTTTGCAATTTTTtccatttcaaaaaaatttaatcgtATTTCTAATTTTAGAAAAGTATCAAAGCATACTGACCTCAAATATCCAGTCGAATCGTTTGAACCAGGAAGTCCGGTTCAATTCTTAAAAACACCAACTCCAGAAGCAAGAAAAACCAACCCCAGATAAAATATTTGACAAGGATAAATGGTAATGCAATTAGCTATACAAATTCTAAGTAACAAAGTAAACAGCCTGATATCCTTGTTGGAGGGGTTATAATAATACCAGAATCTCCATTGCTAAAGGAAGGAGACAAAGTACAACTCTTGAAAGAATAACTTATGGGTCAATACACATAACTTCAAGCTACGGCGGTATCTCCACCGGGCATCGTCAAACAAACCCAACCTGCCAAACAAACCTTCAACGCAGCGGTATTACTACTCTTGACACAATTATATTACAGCACAGATGCAAAACCTACAAGCATTCTGAATTCTTTTCTATTTCAAAAACCAATTTTCATAGTTGCTCCTTTTGCAAGTCACGTTGCCGATGCTATTAGCAGGAAACAGAACACGTGACTGGTTTTACTGAAGCCAAAAGATTAGTAGCTGCGGATTGGAAACCAGCAGCATTTTCGAGTCGTTCCCAAGTCAACCTTCGCATCTCAGCTTTAACGCTCAGCATTGAGATTTCCTCTTCTAATTTGCATCGGCATGCTTGCACTAGCTTTTCATCCATTTCACAGAACATTTTCCTGATGTTATGTGTCAGGTTGAGTACTGTTTGGTTCCAGTGATTCTGTGTGTTCCAATCAAGAGCTGAGATGACAAGAGGTACAACCACGTTCCTGTGATGTGCAATATGATTTAAGATGCGCTCGTTACTCAACAGCAAGTGTGCTCGTTCAGCCACCTGGAAAGGTGAAAACAAGCTCGTTATTGTTCTCTGtgcacaaatattttattacttATACGTGCAGCTTCTACAAATGTCCCCAAAGGGCTACGCTAGTGGTTGGAATCCTAACTCGGAGATTCCAAATTCAAATCTCATCATGTATAGGGCCATggattttaatagaaaaaagatcCATTTAAAGTATCCCCGTTGAGCATGCAGTGGCATATGAGAAATATGCAAAGCAAAATGCCTTTCTACGATCAAACAAACTTACATCGACCTAGGACTGGGACTATGATTTCGTATTATTCTATATCTTATATCATTACTCCTATAGTTTAGACATAAATGAGACAAATATACAAGATTCCGACAATCGGAATACAAAAATTGCTTAGTCATAGTGATAGTAAACTTGGATAACATTTCATAAATGCTcctttaattatatatatctaACAAGCTTCTTCAGCCTTACATATAGAGGCCATTAGAAATTTCTTTCTATGCGACAcaggaagaagaaaaaaatatataccttTGAAAAATACCAAGTAAACTGGAATGAATTGAATATGAGGCCAAAAGATATATAATCTAGATGGAAAATCTAATAGCAAAAAGATTAGTGCTATGAAAAATGAGCAGGTGAATAATCTCTTTCCTGCGTAAAGAGCACGATATGCTGTTTACCTGATAATGGGAGCTACTGAGGCAGCATCCTATACGTCGAAACAATGGAACCATAATCGTTCGGAACTCTTCCATGCTAGTCATTTCCAAAATCTCTTCTAACTCACTTATAAACATCAACTCCTTCTGGCTATTTGTCACTGGCCAGTACTTCAGCAGTCCCTTGATTACAGAACTAGCTAGTTTTGGATCTTTATCTATGTACTGTACAGCACAATATGTTAATTGTTGATGATACATACCCACTGATTTCGGTTTATGTAGCGGAACTAAAGCCCTCCATAAGAACACTTTATGTTCCTCTTTCAAAGGCAAGGCAAACCCACTAATAACACTCCCAAAAATCTCCAGCAACTCAGCCATCCCATTGTGACGTTcagtttcaaaaacaaatttgtAGATAATATTGCTGACAGCTTTTCGGATAAAAGGTCGATGTACCATGAATTTTCCGTAAATCCTATGCAGAATTGTTTTTAAACAGTCTCTTTCTCTAGGATCCTCTGAATCAAAGAGGTCGAGTAGCTTCACAATAAAAGCCCGATCTACATACTTCTTCGCCGCCTTTGGATCAACACCACTAATAAACCGGAGTAGTAGATCATACACGCACTGTAACTGTGACCAATCAGGATCAAACATAGGTTCTTCATCCTCTGCTTCCCCAGCTGTATAGTTGGAACGGTACTTTGGTGGGAAAACTCTAAATAAGTTAATTGCACAACATTTACACATTGCAGCCATTGCCGTCTCAGTAAATTTTGCGCCTGACCGTGAAATAAAGTCAACAATATCTATCAGTGTTTGACGTTTAAGGTCTTGCTGTGCAGCATTTCTATCTGAATCACTGCAATCTGAAACCTCGCAACAAAAGTTTAATTTGCTGATAAAAAGGTTTTGCTTCTGAGCATTTGAAACATTATTGAAAGGTAAATGGGGATCCACAGCTTCCACCCCGGCCATGATGCTTGAAGGAAAGACAGCTGAAGATACTCTTTTAACAACATTTAATCGACTCGAAAAAGAACTACCGCCATTTGTACAAGGGACTTCATTACCCCAGTTGGTAGAATTGTTTCCGGATTCAATCCCAGCAGAGTCAAATGATTCAGATTTTGAGGACTTCCGTGGGATTTTGCCTATTATTTGTTTAAGCATGGTGCCAATGCCGCAATTCTCAGCAGCTATAGACCTGCATCAAAATTACATGTACTAGATCAATAAATACCAGTCCATACCCAAGCGTACGGAAAGATAGGAGTAGTTCTACATCAGCAACAAGGCAAAGCAGAAACAGT
This region of Mercurialis annua linkage group LG1-X, ddMerAnnu1.2, whole genome shotgun sequence genomic DNA includes:
- the LOC126662641 gene encoding serine/threonine protein phosphatase 2A 57 kDa regulatory subunit B' kappa isoform-like, whose protein sequence is MLKQIIGKIPRKSSKSESFDSAGIESGNNSTNWGNEVPCTNGGSSFSSRLNVVKRVSSAVFPSSIMAGVEAVDPHLPFNNVSNAQKQNLFISKLNFCCEVSDCSDSDRNAAQQDLKRQTLIDIVDFISRSGAKFTETAMAAMCKCCAINLFRVFPPKYRSNYTAGEAEDEEPMFDPDWSQLQCVYDLLLRFISGVDPKAAKKYVDRAFIVKLLDLFDSEDPRERDCLKTILHRIYGKFMVHRPFIRKAVSNIIYKFVFETERHNGMAELLEIFGSVISGFALPLKEEHKVFLWRALVPLHKPKSVGMYHQQLTYCAVQYIDKDPKLASSVIKGLLKYWPVTNSQKELMFISELEEILEMTSMEEFRTIMVPLFRRIGCCLSSSHYQVAERAHLLLSNERILNHIAHHRNVVVPLVISALDWNTQNHWNQTVLNLTHNIRKMFCEMDEKLVQACRCKLEEEISMLSVKAEMRRLTWERLENAAGFQSAATNLLASVKPVTCSVSC